A section of the Chryseobacterium ginsenosidimutans genome encodes:
- a CDS encoding chloride channel protein, translated as MKINRRRRIIRTFDLLDQPIRFNPFVFSRTFFMWAITGLVGGIIAGLYWIVLEHFTEFLAEFQGWMVIPTMAICGLLAGLVIHFIGDPGEIHLIVNNIRFNKGKLDPKNNPSMILSSLFCVASGGSLGPEAPLVQVTGSTGTYLGKLFRLKGEELRSLSIAGMASGFTALFGAPLGGSLFSLEILHHKHAVEYYKAIIPALVASCFSYVMFALIIHLGIGAAWDLKAYHYAGVYDFAYATAFGIVGTLFGWIFIFVVKFFKKVFEYRNFPIYIKTLVGGIVLGIIAFYFPLTRYFGHNEINQLINGNFALNFLILILIFKILAIAITVTSGWRGGFIIPLFFVGTTLGLIIHHLFPTVDTTLAIVSCMAAINACVTRTPMSTTIILGTLTGFTYFVPILFASLTGYFLAPRIPFIGSQSEKLSEE; from the coding sequence ATGAAAATCAACAGAAGAAGACGGATTATCAGAACATTTGATCTTTTGGATCAGCCCATCAGATTTAATCCTTTTGTATTTAGCCGTACTTTTTTCATGTGGGCAATTACGGGTTTGGTCGGCGGAATTATCGCGGGTCTCTATTGGATCGTTCTTGAGCATTTCACTGAGTTTTTAGCAGAATTCCAAGGTTGGATGGTTATTCCGACAATGGCAATTTGTGGTTTGTTGGCGGGTTTGGTGATTCATTTTATTGGTGATCCGGGAGAAATTCATTTGATTGTTAATAATATCAGATTTAATAAAGGAAAATTAGACCCGAAAAATAATCCTTCCATGATTTTGTCGTCGCTTTTTTGTGTGGCATCAGGTGGAAGTTTGGGGCCGGAAGCTCCTCTGGTTCAGGTAACGGGTTCTACAGGCACGTATTTAGGGAAATTGTTCAGGCTGAAAGGAGAAGAATTACGTTCTTTAAGTATTGCAGGGATGGCGTCTGGTTTTACGGCTTTGTTTGGTGCTCCGTTGGGAGGAAGTCTTTTTTCACTGGAAATTCTGCATCATAAACATGCGGTTGAATATTACAAAGCGATTATTCCGGCATTGGTGGCAAGCTGTTTCAGTTATGTGATGTTTGCTTTGATTATCCATTTGGGAATCGGTGCTGCCTGGGATTTGAAAGCCTATCATTACGCAGGAGTTTATGATTTCGCCTATGCAACAGCTTTTGGAATTGTAGGAACTTTATTCGGCTGGATCTTCATTTTTGTAGTAAAATTTTTCAAGAAAGTTTTTGAATACAGAAATTTTCCAATTTATATCAAAACATTGGTTGGCGGAATTGTTTTAGGAATTATAGCCTTCTATTTTCCACTGACGAGATATTTCGGACACAACGAAATCAACCAATTAATTAACGGAAACTTTGCTTTAAACTTTTTAATTTTAATCTTAATTTTCAAAATATTAGCGATCGCAATTACCGTAACTTCGGGTTGGAGAGGTGGTTTTATCATTCCATTATTCTTTGTAGGAACAACATTGGGATTAATTATTCATCATCTTTTCCCAACGGTTGATACTACTTTGGCAATTGTAAGCTGTATGGCTGCAATTAATGCCTGTGTGACGCGAACTCCAATGAGTACAACGATCATTCTGGGAACTTTAACGGGTTTTACGTATTTCGTTCCGATACTTTTTGCAAGTTTAACAGGGTATTTTCTGGCCCCAAGAATTCCGTTTATCGGCTCACAGTCTGAGAAATTATCTGAAGAATAA
- the sucC gene encoding ADP-forming succinate--CoA ligase subunit beta: protein MNLHEYQSKEILSKYGVAIQRGFVANNVDEAVAAAEKLTAETGAQAWVVKAQIHAGGRGKGGGVKFSPNMDKLKENAQNIIGMQLVTPQTSAEGKLVNSVLVAEDVYYPGESETKEFYVSILLDRAEGKNTIVYSTEGGMDIEHVAEVTPHLIHNELIDPALGLQGFQARKIAFNLGLEGNAFKEFTKFITSLYNAYVGIDASLFEINPVLKTSDNKIIAVDAKVTLDGNSLFRHKDLEALRDTREEDPMDVEAGEAGLNFVKLDGNVACMVNGAGLAMATMDIIKLSGGSPANFLDVGGTADAQRVQTAFGIILRDPNVKAILINIFGGIVRCDRVAQGVVDAYKAMGSLPVPLIVRLQGTNAVEAKRLIDESGLPVHSAITLEEAANKVKEVLA from the coding sequence ATGAATCTTCACGAGTATCAATCAAAAGAGATTTTATCAAAGTACGGAGTAGCAATCCAACGTGGTTTTGTAGCTAATAATGTAGACGAAGCTGTAGCTGCTGCTGAAAAATTGACTGCTGAGACCGGAGCGCAGGCTTGGGTTGTAAAAGCACAGATTCACGCAGGTGGTCGTGGTAAAGGTGGTGGTGTTAAGTTCTCTCCAAACATGGATAAACTTAAAGAAAACGCTCAAAACATCATCGGAATGCAGTTGGTAACTCCACAAACTTCTGCTGAAGGTAAATTGGTAAATTCGGTATTGGTTGCAGAGGATGTGTATTATCCTGGAGAATCTGAAACTAAAGAATTTTATGTTTCTATTCTTTTAGACAGAGCTGAAGGTAAAAATACAATCGTATATTCTACTGAAGGTGGTATGGATATTGAGCACGTTGCAGAAGTAACTCCTCATTTGATCCACAACGAATTGATCGATCCAGCTTTGGGTCTTCAAGGTTTTCAGGCTAGAAAAATTGCTTTCAACTTAGGTCTTGAAGGGAATGCTTTCAAAGAATTCACAAAATTCATTACTTCTTTATATAACGCTTATGTAGGAATTGATGCTTCTCTTTTCGAAATCAACCCTGTATTAAAAACTTCTGATAACAAAATTATCGCTGTAGATGCAAAAGTAACTTTGGATGGTAACTCATTGTTCCGTCACAAGGATCTTGAAGCATTGAGAGATACGAGAGAGGAAGATCCTATGGATGTTGAAGCTGGTGAAGCTGGTCTTAACTTCGTAAAATTAGACGGTAACGTTGCTTGTATGGTAAACGGAGCAGGTCTTGCAATGGCAACGATGGATATTATCAAATTATCTGGAGGTAGCCCTGCAAACTTCCTTGACGTAGGTGGAACTGCTGATGCTCAGAGAGTACAGACTGCTTTCGGAATTATCTTGAGAGATCCAAACGTAAAAGCTATTTTGATCAATATCTTCGGAGGTATCGTAAGATGTGACAGAGTTGCTCAGGGTGTTGTAGACGCTTATAAAGCAATGGGTAGCCTTCCGGTTCCATTGATCGTAAGATTACAGGGAACTAACGCTGTTGAAGCTAAAAGATTAATTGATGAGTCAGGTCTTCCTGTACACTCTGCAATTACTTTAGAAGAAGCTGCAAACAAAGTAAAAGAAGTTTTAGCTTAA
- a CDS encoding mechanosensitive ion channel family protein: MQKNGLRYIDVVYKVLENWYMKFAELTPKLIVGVLVFSFFLITSKYLSQIAVKLFHKFFPKSKKESSLVTLISIFRFLIMVMGTFIALEIMGLSGFLWKFIGSLGVAGVIAGVALKDLVSSIFSGMLIGIDKAFKVGDYITIGSHSGTVQEIGFLTTKIITDDGKKAYIPNQVIFNAPFYNITASPQRRIILNFEIPADEDINKAQKGILEIIKSLENVDRLDTVEVIFTDLKQGAFNIQAKFWMKIGANMVLLKSEALLKIKQRLDSDSIQLVTPTSISITSENGLTETPDK; the protein is encoded by the coding sequence ATGCAGAAAAATGGTTTAAGGTACATCGATGTCGTATATAAAGTACTGGAAAACTGGTATATGAAGTTTGCAGAACTCACTCCAAAGCTTATTGTAGGAGTTTTGGTATTTTCTTTTTTTCTGATTACAAGTAAATATTTAAGTCAAATAGCGGTAAAACTATTTCATAAATTTTTTCCTAAAAGTAAAAAAGAAAGTTCTTTGGTAACTTTAATCAGTATTTTCAGGTTTCTAATTATGGTAATGGGAACATTCATTGCCTTAGAAATTATGGGCCTCAGCGGTTTTCTATGGAAATTTATCGGAAGCCTAGGAGTTGCCGGAGTTATTGCCGGAGTTGCCTTGAAAGATCTTGTTTCAAGTATATTTTCAGGAATGCTGATTGGTATTGACAAAGCTTTTAAAGTAGGAGATTATATTACCATCGGAAGTCATTCCGGAACGGTACAGGAAATAGGATTTCTAACTACAAAAATCATTACCGATGACGGAAAAAAAGCATACATTCCGAATCAGGTTATTTTTAATGCGCCATTTTATAATATTACTGCTTCACCTCAGCGAAGAATTATTTTAAATTTTGAGATTCCTGCAGATGAAGATATCAACAAAGCGCAGAAAGGAATTTTAGAAATTATAAAAAGTTTGGAAAATGTTGACAGATTAGATACCGTTGAAGTTATTTTTACTGATCTGAAACAAGGTGCTTTTAATATTCAGGCAAAATTCTGGATGAAAATCGGAGCCAATATGGTACTGTTAAAAAGTGAAGCACTTTTGAAAATCAAACAAAGATTAGACTCAGACAGTATACAATTGGTTACACCTACAAGCATCAGCATCACAAGCGAGAATGGCTTAACAGAGACCCCGGATAAATGA
- a CDS encoding peroxiredoxin: MSIKLGDTAPNFQAETSAGDIDFYDYLGDAWGILFSHPADYTPVCTTELGYTSKLKSEFEKRGTKVIALSVDGVEDHQNWIKDINETQNTDVQFPIIADKERKISELYDFIHPNASATATVRSLLIIDPAKKVRLIITYPASTGRNFNEILRVLDSLQLVDLHKIATPVNWENGQDVIVPPTISTENARKIFPKGVTEIKPYLRYTPQPNT; encoded by the coding sequence ATGTCAATTAAACTAGGAGATACAGCACCAAACTTTCAGGCAGAAACATCTGCAGGTGATATTGATTTTTATGATTATTTAGGAGATGCCTGGGGGATTTTATTTTCTCACCCTGCAGATTATACTCCGGTTTGTACCACAGAACTTGGATATACTTCAAAACTGAAGTCAGAATTTGAAAAAAGAGGAACAAAGGTCATTGCTTTGAGTGTAGATGGAGTAGAAGATCATCAAAACTGGATTAAAGATATTAATGAGACCCAAAATACGGATGTACAATTTCCTATCATTGCGGATAAAGAAAGGAAAATCTCCGAATTGTATGATTTTATTCATCCAAATGCTTCTGCAACAGCAACAGTTCGTTCTTTATTAATTATCGATCCTGCTAAAAAGGTAAGATTAATTATTACTTATCCTGCTTCTACGGGAAGAAATTTCAATGAAATTTTAAGAGTGCTGGATTCATTGCAATTAGTTGATTTACATAAAATAGCAACTCCGGTAAATTGGGAAAACGGGCAGGATGTTATTGTACCACCGACAATTTCTACGGAAAATGCAAGAAAAATATTTCCGAAAGGAGTGACAGAAATAAAGCCGTATCTGAGATATACGCCCCAACCGAATACATGA
- a CDS encoding TonB-dependent siderophore receptor yields the protein MKKELVTLGLLFITVSLSAQMKNVEADTVRIQRIEDVNLYKTGNPNKAKSLSTKSNLTVMETPQPIAIVSHEVIEQQQAKQLSDVLQNVNGIYLTSSRGNSQDSFGGRGFILGNDNIFKNGSRINSGVFPEVSGLERVEVLKGANAMLYGNTAAGGVINMITKKPKFNFGGSVGMNAGSWNSYKPTVDIYGPLSKNIAFRVNGTYEYAESFRDVVESKKYYFNPSFLFNLSPKSQLIVEADYLKNDFTPDFGIGSITEKDQSYRLNDAVSRNVFFGTDWQYQNVEQVSTNVTFNHQFSERWSLNATASYQNYTKDYFSSERVQWGYSGPTATRLSWIRPFGKTYNEQNYTSAQVNINGEFNTGKINHKVLIGSDADYSKADAYTYNLSATSNTLYLDDPSTWGSIDMPNSTNNTKNRINTRRIGLYAQDFISLTKQLKVIAGLRWSYVENMPTLTTRFTSNEKFEVANSATSDNAFSPKVGLVYAPNENLSVFATYTNSFVSNAGYTSDQFGTVNTNQSVTQVQNQLNTLSRQSIKPTTVDQYEVGIKKNFWNNALAVNVTAYQIMYNNYYQTYWFTSSNGQPVNSTDTNLKEFAGSMRSRGAELDITGNPTENLSIIGGFSYNNSVYIDTPEKGYVENQRLVRTPATTANASIFYKFTNYVKGLKVGAGIYYIGDRIAGWNDTKSTNVSRSNVTRMFDLKDYTTVSLSVGYEWNKFSLQGKVGNLFDVINYNVHENYSVNPITPRNYYFTLTYKL from the coding sequence ATGAAAAAGGAGCTAGTAACCTTAGGATTATTATTCATAACCGTGTCGTTAAGTGCACAAATGAAAAACGTTGAAGCTGACACTGTCAGAATTCAACGTATTGAAGATGTTAATCTTTACAAGACAGGAAATCCAAACAAAGCAAAATCATTATCTACAAAATCAAATTTGACGGTAATGGAAACTCCTCAGCCAATTGCCATTGTTTCCCATGAAGTAATTGAACAACAACAGGCAAAACAGTTGAGCGATGTTCTTCAAAATGTAAATGGTATTTACTTAACTTCATCAAGAGGAAATTCTCAGGACAGCTTTGGAGGACGTGGTTTCATTTTAGGGAATGATAATATTTTCAAAAACGGATCTAGAATTAACAGTGGGGTTTTTCCCGAAGTTAGCGGTCTGGAAAGAGTTGAAGTTCTTAAAGGTGCTAATGCAATGCTTTACGGAAATACTGCAGCAGGTGGTGTTATCAACATGATTACTAAAAAACCTAAGTTCAATTTTGGAGGAAGTGTAGGAATGAATGCAGGAAGCTGGAATTCTTACAAACCAACAGTTGATATCTACGGACCTTTATCCAAAAATATTGCTTTCAGAGTAAACGGAACTTACGAATATGCGGAAAGTTTCAGGGATGTTGTAGAATCTAAAAAGTATTATTTTAATCCGTCATTTTTATTTAATTTAAGTCCGAAATCTCAATTAATCGTTGAAGCGGATTATCTTAAAAATGATTTTACTCCAGATTTTGGAATCGGATCTATTACTGAAAAAGATCAAAGCTATAGATTAAATGATGCCGTATCGAGAAACGTTTTCTTTGGAACGGACTGGCAATATCAAAATGTGGAGCAGGTTTCTACTAATGTAACTTTTAACCATCAGTTCAGCGAAAGATGGTCTTTGAATGCAACTGCGTCTTACCAAAATTACACTAAGGATTATTTTTCTTCAGAAAGAGTTCAATGGGGATACAGTGGACCTACTGCTACCCGACTTTCATGGATCAGACCTTTTGGTAAAACTTATAACGAACAAAACTACACATCTGCACAGGTAAATATCAATGGTGAATTCAATACAGGAAAAATTAACCATAAAGTTTTAATTGGTTCTGATGCAGATTACAGTAAGGCAGATGCTTACACTTATAACCTAAGTGCTACGTCAAATACTTTATATTTGGATGATCCTTCAACATGGGGAAGCATTGACATGCCTAATTCTACTAACAATACTAAAAATAGAATTAATACAAGAAGAATTGGTTTATATGCACAAGATTTTATTAGCTTAACAAAGCAGTTGAAAGTAATTGCAGGTTTAAGATGGTCTTATGTAGAAAATATGCCAACATTAACTACTCGTTTTACATCAAATGAAAAATTTGAAGTGGCAAATTCAGCAACTTCTGACAATGCATTTTCTCCAAAAGTAGGTTTGGTATATGCACCAAATGAAAATCTTTCAGTTTTTGCAACTTATACTAACTCTTTTGTTTCAAACGCAGGATATACTTCAGATCAATTTGGCACTGTAAATACAAACCAATCCGTTACGCAAGTCCAAAATCAGTTAAATACTTTATCAAGGCAAAGCATAAAACCAACAACAGTTGATCAGTATGAAGTTGGTATTAAAAAGAATTTCTGGAACAATGCTTTAGCTGTTAATGTAACGGCTTACCAGATTATGTACAATAATTATTATCAGACATATTGGTTTACTTCATCAAATGGACAGCCTGTGAACTCAACAGATACTAATCTTAAAGAATTTGCAGGAAGCATGAGAAGCCGAGGTGCAGAATTAGATATTACAGGAAATCCGACAGAAAATCTATCAATAATAGGAGGTTTTTCTTATAACAATTCTGTTTACATTGATACTCCCGAAAAAGGATATGTTGAAAATCAAAGGTTAGTAAGAACTCCCGCAACTACCGCAAATGCGTCTATTTTCTACAAATTCACAAATTATGTGAAAGGCTTAAAAGTTGGAGCAGGTATTTATTATATCGGTGACAGAATCGCAGGATGGAATGATACAAAATCTACAAACGTAAGCAGAAGCAATGTAACGAGAATGTTTGATTTAAAAGATTACACAACAGTCTCACTATCTGTTGGATACGAATGGAATAAATTCTCGCTCCAAGGGAAAGTTGGAAATTTATTTGATGTAATAAACTACAACGTACACGAAAATTATTCGGTAAACCCTATTACACCTAGAAATTATTATTTCACATTGACGTATAAACTTTAA
- a CDS encoding Gfo/Idh/MocA family oxidoreductase has protein sequence MQLVKVGLCAFGMSGKVFHAPFLKEHPGFFISAVVERSKEESKEKYPDATIYRSVEEMLKNADIELVVVNTPVQTHYEYTKMALEAGKNIVVEKPFTVNVSEAEELARLAEEKGLFLSVYQNRRFDRDYLQVQKVMNEGKLGAIKEVEIRFDRFRTEPSGKAHKENPEAKGSGSLHDLGSHLVDQAVQYFGFPEKLFADVFSMKGQEFANDYFEIILYYQNDLRVRLKSSVFTKEVHYAYAVHGEKGSFLQERTDNQENELIAGAIPTYGEDWVKPLKEDDGILNFLNENKETERYSTLSDPGNYMNYYQQIYEFIVFGYALPSPAEEIIKNMKIIDAAMESSKEGKIISLV, from the coding sequence ATGCAATTGGTAAAAGTAGGGCTTTGTGCATTTGGGATGAGTGGAAAAGTTTTTCACGCTCCGTTTTTAAAGGAACATCCGGGATTTTTTATTTCTGCAGTGGTTGAAAGAAGTAAAGAAGAATCAAAAGAAAAATATCCTGATGCAACAATCTATCGGTCGGTGGAAGAAATGCTGAAAAATGCAGATATTGAGTTAGTTGTAGTAAATACACCTGTTCAGACTCATTACGAATATACGAAAATGGCTTTAGAAGCGGGTAAAAATATAGTGGTCGAAAAACCTTTTACAGTAAATGTTTCCGAAGCGGAAGAATTAGCAAGACTAGCAGAAGAAAAAGGCTTATTTCTAAGCGTTTATCAAAACAGAAGGTTCGATCGTGATTATCTTCAGGTACAGAAAGTTATGAATGAAGGAAAATTAGGTGCTATTAAAGAAGTTGAAATCCGTTTCGACAGATTCCGGACTGAGCCGAGCGGAAAAGCGCATAAAGAAAATCCTGAAGCAAAAGGTTCCGGTTCTCTTCACGATTTGGGATCGCATCTGGTAGATCAGGCGGTACAGTATTTTGGTTTTCCTGAAAAATTGTTTGCTGATGTGTTTTCAATGAAAGGTCAGGAATTTGCCAATGATTATTTTGAAATTATTTTATATTACCAAAATGATCTCAGAGTAAGATTAAAATCTTCAGTTTTTACTAAAGAAGTGCATTATGCTTATGCGGTTCATGGAGAAAAAGGAAGTTTTTTACAGGAAAGAACAGATAATCAGGAAAATGAATTGATTGCAGGAGCAATTCCAACATACGGTGAAGATTGGGTGAAGCCTTTAAAAGAAGATGATGGAATTCTTAATTTTTTAAATGAAAACAAAGAAACCGAAAGATATTCTACTCTAAGCGATCCGGGAAATTATATGAATTATTATCAGCAGATTTATGAATTCATTGTTTTTGGATATGCTTTACCTTCACCTGCGGAAGAAATTATTAAGAATATGAAAATCATCGATGCAGCAATGGAAAGCTCTAAAGAAGGGAAAATTATAAGTTTGGTTTAA
- a CDS encoding ABC-F family ATP-binding cassette domain-containing protein — protein sequence MNYVSVENLTKSYGIKVLFENISFHVNEGDKIAIVAKNGSGKSTLLKILMGKEIADSGTVNINKDIQVVLFDQEIEFDSNLTIDEFMMTLDSAPIQALKNYHKSLLSTDYDFIEKALAEMEIHKAWDLENDMKQILSQLKITDLDAKMGTLSGGQIKRVALAKLLTETRAEHRHTLLIMDEPTNHLDVEMVEWLESYLSKAKITLILVTHDRYFLDAVCGIIWEMEDKNLYFHNGSYATYLENKMIREDNMNATIDKANNLYRKELEWMRRQPKARTTKSKSRQDDFYETEKVAKTDTRKESLELDFEMKRLGNKILELRDISKSYGDKLLLKDFSYQFQRGEKVGIVGKNGAGKSTLLNIIQGLEPKDSGEIETGETIKFGYFSQKGLKYKEDERVIDFIKEISENFPLANGRTISASQFLRLFLFDDQTQYSPISKLSGGEKRRLHLMYILYQNPNFLIFDEPTNDLDLPTLTVLENFLLNFQGSLIIVSHDRYFMDRIVDHILAFEGEGKIRDFIGNFSEYRENLKLEEKNPKIVVEKKVETPVSAPAPVSTPQAPKRKLSFKEQRELETIDKEIPQLEEKRAKILEQLNNEIEYEKIAKLSAELEAISEKLENHEMRWLELQEI from the coding sequence ATGAATTACGTTTCTGTTGAAAATCTCACAAAATCTTACGGTATAAAAGTTTTGTTCGAAAATATTTCGTTCCATGTGAATGAAGGTGACAAAATTGCTATCGTTGCCAAAAACGGAAGCGGGAAATCTACCCTTCTGAAAATCCTGATGGGAAAAGAAATTGCAGACAGCGGAACTGTGAACATCAATAAAGATATCCAGGTTGTTCTGTTTGATCAGGAAATCGAGTTTGATTCTAATCTAACCATTGATGAGTTTATGATGACGCTTGATTCTGCACCGATTCAGGCATTGAAAAACTATCATAAATCACTTCTTTCCACAGATTATGATTTCATTGAAAAAGCCTTGGCCGAAATGGAAATCCATAAAGCCTGGGATCTTGAGAACGATATGAAACAAATTTTGTCTCAATTGAAAATCACAGATTTGGATGCCAAAATGGGAACTCTTTCCGGGGGGCAAATCAAACGTGTTGCTTTGGCAAAATTATTAACTGAAACAAGAGCCGAGCACCGTCATACACTTCTCATCATGGATGAGCCAACCAACCACCTTGATGTGGAAATGGTAGAATGGCTGGAAAGTTATTTAAGTAAAGCTAAAATAACATTGATTCTGGTAACTCACGACAGGTATTTTCTGGATGCTGTTTGCGGTATTATCTGGGAAATGGAAGATAAAAATCTGTATTTCCACAATGGTTCTTATGCAACTTATCTTGAAAATAAAATGATTCGTGAGGATAATATGAACGCAACCATCGATAAAGCCAATAATCTTTACAGAAAAGAACTGGAATGGATGCGAAGACAACCTAAAGCACGAACTACAAAATCAAAATCCAGACAAGATGACTTCTACGAAACTGAAAAAGTAGCTAAAACAGATACCAGAAAAGAATCTTTGGAGCTTGATTTCGAAATGAAAAGACTAGGAAACAAAATTCTGGAGCTTAGAGATATTTCTAAAAGTTATGGTGATAAATTATTATTAAAAGACTTCAGCTATCAGTTCCAGAGAGGTGAGAAAGTTGGGATTGTAGGAAAAAACGGTGCCGGAAAATCTACTTTATTAAATATTATTCAAGGGCTTGAACCAAAGGACTCGGGAGAAATAGAAACCGGAGAAACTATCAAATTCGGATATTTTTCTCAAAAAGGACTTAAATATAAGGAAGACGAAAGAGTAATTGATTTCATTAAAGAAATTTCTGAAAACTTCCCGTTAGCCAACGGAAGAACGATTTCGGCATCGCAGTTTTTGAGGTTATTTTTATTTGATGACCAAACGCAATACTCTCCTATTTCTAAACTTTCGGGAGGTGAAAAAAGAAGACTCCACTTGATGTATATTTTATATCAAAATCCTAATTTTTTGATATTTGATGAACCTACCAATGATCTTGACCTTCCTACTTTAACTGTATTGGAAAACTTCCTGCTGAACTTTCAGGGCAGTTTGATTATAGTTTCTCACGACAGATATTTTATGGACAGAATTGTTGACCATATTTTGGCGTTTGAGGGTGAAGGAAAAATCCGGGATTTCATCGGAAATTTCTCCGAATACAGAGAGAATTTAAAATTGGAGGAAAAAAATCCGAAAATTGTAGTTGAGAAAAAAGTTGAGACACCTGTTTCCGCTCCTGCGCCCGTTTCAACACCACAAGCTCCCAAAAGAAAACTTTCTTTTAAGGAACAAAGAGAGCTGGAAACCATTGACAAGGAAATTCCTCAACTGGAAGAAAAGCGTGCAAAAATTCTTGAGCAACTCAACAATGAAATTGAATATGAGAAAATTGCAAAGCTTTCTGCTGAATTAGAAGCTATTTCTGAGAAATTAGAAAACCATGAAATGAGATGGTTGGAGCTTCAGGAAATCTAA
- a CDS encoding DUF1761 domain-containing protein, with protein MTQLNFWAIFVAALVPLIMGFIWYHPKVFGKAWMQEVGLTEEKMKGSMIGVFVFSVILSGLMAIFLQFVTIHQFGALGMVGGDEMNANDSYHAFMKDYGMAYRSFGHGALHSFMAGFLFVFPLTAINAMFERKSWKYTMINSAYWTVTITIMGGIICGWYAVDGFHWVTQK; from the coding sequence ATGACACAACTCAATTTTTGGGCTATTTTCGTAGCCGCACTTGTACCATTAATTATGGGATTTATCTGGTATCATCCGAAAGTTTTTGGAAAAGCCTGGATGCAGGAAGTAGGATTAACAGAAGAAAAAATGAAAGGCTCAATGATTGGAGTTTTTGTTTTTTCTGTTATTTTATCAGGATTAATGGCTATTTTTCTACAATTTGTTACAATACATCAATTCGGGGCTCTCGGTATGGTTGGTGGTGACGAAATGAACGCGAATGATTCTTATCATGCTTTTATGAAAGATTACGGAATGGCTTACCGATCGTTTGGACATGGCGCTCTCCATTCTTTTATGGCAGGGTTTTTATTCGTTTTTCCGCTCACTGCAATTAATGCGATGTTTGAAAGGAAATCTTGGAAGTATACCATGATCAATTCTGCGTATTGGACGGTTACAATTACCATCATGGGTGGGATTATCTGTGGTTGGTATGCAGTTGACGGCTTCCATTGGGTGACACAAAAATAA